A genomic window from Algoriphagus sp. Y33 includes:
- a CDS encoding CHY zinc finger protein, producing the protein MKNLLLSLLILISSQMLAQQTTLLPIVRSEIKGINIYGKTVDNQTRCQHWHSDLDIIAIKFKCCGKYYPCFSCHEEEADHKPEVWPKAEFNTQAILCGICGTELTISEYQESGNTCPKCTAAFNPGCSKHYHLYFETDSGN; encoded by the coding sequence ATGAAAAACTTATTACTTTCCCTTCTGATACTTATTTCCAGCCAGATGCTAGCCCAACAAACTACTTTGCTTCCAATTGTAAGATCAGAAATAAAAGGAATAAATATCTATGGTAAAACAGTCGATAACCAGACCCGATGTCAGCACTGGCATTCGGATCTGGATATCATTGCCATCAAATTCAAGTGCTGCGGGAAGTACTATCCCTGCTTTTCATGTCATGAAGAAGAAGCTGACCACAAGCCGGAAGTTTGGCCTAAAGCAGAGTTTAACACCCAAGCGATTCTCTGCGGAATATGCGGTACAGAACTGACAATCTCGGAATATCAGGAAAGCGGAAACACCTGTCCAAAATGCACCGCCGCTTTCAACCCCGGTTGTAGCAAGCATTATCATTTGTACTTTGAGACAGATTCAGGTAATTGA